In the Chloroflexota bacterium genome, ATCAGGAATGTCGAGTGGGACCGTAATCTGGGCGGGAGACATGGCGGTATCCTTTCTGGCATGACCAAGATGATATTCCGAATTCTACCACAACTCATGCCCACTATATCTTGGGGGCATCACGGCAATTCCCAATGAACCGAAAATCTTGGGACGCGGAAAATGCGGATGGAAAATCAAATCCGTGTCAATCCGCGTTGATCCGCGTCCGACGAATGTTAGTGCGGGTCATGCTGGAGTTTGAGCATCTCGCAAATCGCGTGCGTCAATGCGAGGTGAATATCTTCGACGTGCCCGAACGATTCGGACGGAACGTTCACGTGGTACTCGGCGCGATCTTTTATCTTGCCACCGGCGAACCCGGTGAACGCGACGGTCGTGAGCCCCAACTTTTCCGCGGTCTCCAGCGCGCGCACGACGTTCGGCGAGTTGCCGCTGACGCTAATGCCCAGCGCGATATCGCCGCGTTGCGCGTGCGTGATAAGCGGTTCGGCGAACACCGAATCATACCCATTGTCGTTCGCATACGCGGTGATGGTGGCAAACGCATCATTGAGCGCGAACACTTGGAAACGCGGCAGGTCTGGTTTGATCGTCCCCTTGCCCAAGTCGCAGGCAAAGTGCGATGCGGTGGATGCGCTCCCGCCGTTGCCAAAAACAAAAATGCGGCGACCATCGAAGCGCGCTCGATGCAATTTTGCAACGATGGCGTCCACGCGTTCGAGCGGCAAGCCAGCCATCAGTTTCATTTCGACGTCGAAATAGTCTTTCAAAGAATTCATCTTTGCCTCCATCCCTAGTTTTTGCGTTTGCATTATACAAGCAGCGCCTTGACCTGACAAATGAATTTGGGCGTGCGTCAAGTTTTTGGGTGGTGAAAAAACCTTGCGAAGGTTGAACGGCAATCATATTTGATTTGTCGTCAAAACCTTCGCAAGGTTGAGTGTTCCAAAATTTTGACGCACACCCAATGAA is a window encoding:
- a CDS encoding SIS domain-containing protein, encoding MNSLKDYFDVEMKLMAGLPLERVDAIVAKLHRARFDGRRIFVFGNGGSASTASHFACDLGKGTIKPDLPRFQVFALNDAFATITAYANDNGYDSVFAEPLITHAQRGDIALGISVSGNSPNVVRALETAEKLGLTTVAFTGFAGGKIKDRAEYHVNVPSESFGHVEDIHLALTHAICEMLKLQHDPH